From one Artemia franciscana unplaced genomic scaffold, ASM3288406v1 PGA_scaffold_30, whole genome shotgun sequence genomic stretch:
- the LOC136041568 gene encoding uncharacterized protein LOC136041568, translated as MPPHQFGFQPKFGFFHALKCLCNLLIDANKSGGTLALGTYDVRKAFDSLLHPQAMNEILNRGVSLDLVRPLLYMYCHMKAKIRTPGSNLLTDDIPIHIGVKQGAVTSPTVYNNVTLPAQLD; from the coding sequence ATGCCTCCTCACCAGTTTGGCTTCCAGCCTAAGTTTGGTTTCTTCCATGCTCTAAAATGTCTGTGCAATTTGTTGATCGATGCAAATAAATCCGGTGGTACTCTAGCGCTTGGAACATACGATGTTCGTAAAGCATTTGATTCGTTGTTGCATCCCCAAGCAATGAATGAGATTTTGAACCGTGGTGTATCGCTAGACTTAGTTAGACCTCTTTTGTACATGTACTGCCATATGAAAGCAAAAATACGTACACCTGGAAGCAATTTGCTGACTGATGATATACCAATTCATATCGGGGTTAAGCAGGGTGCGGTTACTTCTCCCACGGTTTATAATAATGTAACGCTTCCAGCTCAACTAGACTAA